TTGTTGTTTCAGAGCAAAGTGTATTCGCTCGCAAGTTTTATAACAGCGGTAATATTATTGACAGAAAATTTTTCCATCAGATTTTTACGATGACTTTCCACCGTATAAGGGCTGATACTCAGTTGTACTGCTATTTCCTGTGAGGTGAATCCTTTCCCTGCCAGGTCCAGTACTTCCTTTTCTCGCCGGGTTATCTGTGGTATTTTATCCAGATCATGCTGGCCGATAGTGCTCAACGCATGTTGTGATCTGCTACATAAATACAGTTTGCCTTCCAGTACAGAATAAATGGAAGCGATGATCTCTTCCGGGGATGCATGCTTGACGACATAACCGCTGACTCCGTTTTGTAACATGGCCATAATTACAGGCCGGTCATTATAAATACTCAGTGCTATGATCCTGATATGTTTGAACCGCTGATTAATTTCTTTACAGAGGTGTATGCCGCTGCTATCCGGTAAATTGATCTTCAGCAGGATGATATCTGTTGCTGTTTCCGGCAGAGCGTCCAGTAGTTCATCTCCCGAGTTGAAATGGGCAGTGAGTGAGAGGTCCGGGTGATTTGAGAAGAGGCTTTTAAAACCTTCTACAACAATGGGGGGGTCATCGACAAGAATTACATTGGTCATGGTTAAATTTAAAATTTGCCTACGGTTGTTAGGGTGACGGGTTAATTATCAACTATATGGTTGCATCTTTTAAAGGGAAAGACTAACTAGGTGTGCCCGAGTGATATGGAATTTTCGGTACCCGGAAGTTAAAGATAATTATTAATAAATTTTATCCCTGAAATTGGGGATATCTGCCCAATGAACCAAAACGGGCTATATTTGATCCTGAATTTAATAAATTGATCTATAT
The Chitinophaga sp. MM2321 DNA segment above includes these coding regions:
- a CDS encoding response regulator transcription factor → MTNVILVDDPPIVVEGFKSLFSNHPDLSLTAHFNSGDELLDALPETATDIILLKINLPDSSGIHLCKEINQRFKHIRIIALSIYNDRPVIMAMLQNGVSGYVVKHASPEEIIASIYSVLEGKLYLCSRSQHALSTIGQHDLDKIPQITRREKEVLDLAGKGFTSQEIAVQLSISPYTVESHRKNLMEKFSVNNITAVIKLASEYTLL